A stretch of Brassica napus cultivar Da-Ae chromosome C6, Da-Ae, whole genome shotgun sequence DNA encodes these proteins:
- the LOC106422910 gene encoding thioredoxin H2: MGGVLSSVFGGGGEEAVAANESEQSRVMKFSSSARWQLHFNEIKESSKLLVVDFSASWCGPCRMIEPAFIAMAAKFTDVEFVKLDVDELPDVAKEFNVTGMPTFVLVKNGKEIERIVGARKDELEKKVLKHRA; the protein is encoded by the exons atggGAGGTGTATTATCATCTGTGTTTGGAGGTGGTGGAGAAGAAGCAGTTGCAGCGAATGAATCCGAGCAAAGTCGCGTCATGAAGTTTAGCTCATCGGCTCGGTGGCAGCTTCACTTCAACGAGATCAAAGAATCCTCGAAACTG CTGGTGGTTGACTTCTCAGCATCCTGGTGTGGACCTTGTAGGATGATCGAGCCTGCGTTCATCGCCATGGCTGCCAAGTTCACTGATGTTGAATTCGTCAAATTGGATGTCGATGAACTTCCC GATGTGGCTAAAGAGTTCAATGTGACGGGGATGCCAACTTTTGTGCTGGTGAAAAATGGTAAAGAGATTGAAAGGATCGTTGGAGCAAGGAAAGATGAACTTGAGAAGAAAGTTCTCAAACACAGGGCATAG